In the genome of Verrucomicrobiota bacterium, one region contains:
- a CDS encoding DUF2314 domain-containing protein, giving the protein MNRASQTALVLIGVLLTLLTACATRDKGYVEDSDPEMATAIAKARQTLPQFWQVFDKREHGESNFVLVVRITDKGRIEHFHTTDFERRDGKTMVTIKNHPKIVASVKLGDRIEIPETGITDWSYMRAGKYVGMATMKPRFKYMPADVVERFKQVMTDP; this is encoded by the coding sequence ATGAATCGAGCATCCCAAACCGCACTGGTGTTAATCGGAGTCCTGCTGACACTGCTCACCGCCTGCGCGACGCGCGACAAAGGCTACGTGGAGGATTCAGACCCAGAGATGGCGACAGCCATTGCCAAGGCGAGACAAACGCTTCCGCAGTTCTGGCAGGTGTTCGACAAGCGGGAGCACGGTGAGAGTAATTTTGTGCTCGTGGTCAGGATTACAGACAAAGGACGTATTGAGCACTTTCACACTACCGACTTCGAGCGTCGCGACGGCAAGACGATGGTCACCATCAAGAACCACCCGAAAATCGTGGCGAGCGTGAAGTTAGGCGACCGGATTGAGATTCCAGAGACGGGCATCACAGACTGGAGCTACATGCGCGCCGGGAAGTATGTCGGTATGGCTACAATGAAGCCTCGGTTTAAGTATATGCCGGCAGACGTCGTTGAACGATTCAAACAAGTCATGACTGACCCATGA
- a CDS encoding HNH endonuclease yields MARRKTKNRTGLARIEGILFHNVWVGFVCLKCRELTTIDIGTKMIDPQTAFETVSWPCQKCSYVHTKDSDLPFQDWPSEFSDHESGRAKRFWLGFFRIATEHPESYWKQCNTCGRVLPFNAFSKHSGWGALERQMECRSCKGAINAVLNPRRTKQQLHEASAKRRVADLLLEGENKPLDLKDLFRRFESKCFKCVKVLGFGKRGTWAVDHILPSKYLYPLTRENAALLCTDCNNGKHDRWPSRYYSNNELIGLSRITGADLSLLANSTPIVNASIDVNACVSRFLKVREHSNLKKRLLELKKLLADYGLAGKLSARNRRMLGFQK; encoded by the coding sequence ATGGCCAGACGCAAAACAAAGAACCGGACGGGACTAGCCCGAATCGAAGGAATTCTATTCCACAATGTTTGGGTTGGCTTTGTCTGCTTGAAATGCCGTGAACTGACGACGATTGACATCGGAACGAAGATGATTGACCCGCAAACTGCCTTTGAAACCGTCAGTTGGCCTTGCCAGAAATGCAGCTACGTTCACACCAAAGATTCTGATCTGCCGTTCCAGGATTGGCCGTCCGAATTCTCCGATCACGAATCTGGAAGGGCGAAAAGATTCTGGCTTGGCTTTTTTCGGATCGCGACAGAGCACCCCGAATCTTACTGGAAACAATGCAATACCTGTGGCCGTGTCTTACCGTTCAATGCATTTAGCAAACACTCGGGTTGGGGAGCGTTGGAGCGCCAGATGGAATGTCGCAGTTGCAAAGGAGCAATCAACGCCGTCCTGAATCCGCGTCGGACCAAACAGCAGTTGCATGAAGCATCGGCGAAACGCCGCGTTGCCGACCTTTTGCTTGAAGGAGAGAACAAGCCGCTTGATTTGAAAGATTTGTTCCGCCGATTCGAGTCGAAATGCTTCAAGTGCGTAAAAGTTCTTGGCTTTGGGAAGCGTGGCACTTGGGCCGTGGATCATATCCTGCCGTCAAAATATCTTTATCCGTTGACTCGAGAAAACGCCGCCTTGCTCTGCACCGACTGCAACAACGGCAAGCATGACCGCTGGCCGAGTCGGTATTATTCAAACAACGAGCTGATCGGATTGAGTCGCATTACGGGTGCGGACTTGAGCTTACTCGCGAACTCCACACCCATCGTGAACGCGAGCATTGATGTGAATGCCTGCGTCTCTCGCTTCCTGAAGGTTCGGGAACACTCCAATTTGAAAAAGCGACTGTTGGAACTCAAAAAGTTGCTGGCTGATTACGGTCTGGCGGGAAAACTTTCAGCCCGCAACAGGAGGATGCTCGGCTTCCAAAAGTAG